The region GTGCCGCAGCCTGAACACTCTGTGCAGCAGGCGAGCAGACGGCTCCATGTGCCTCAGCTGGGCCCCACTTTTCCCACAGGAGATGGCAGACCAGTTACTGCTTAAGATGGCAGCTAAAGGTAGGTcagaaggacagaaaaaaaagaaaaaaaaaaagcaccttaCGTCATCAATATCACCAACTGAGGGCAACTGCAGCCACCAAGGGATTGTGGCTCTGCAGCAAGTTGTAGAAAAGGGACCAATGGTCTCACACCACAACAAATATGTCTTAGCTTTAACCTTCATGATGTTATAATTCTTCATGAAAACATCTTCCTGcgtaaacaaatatttaaagtgtCAGAAGAGCGTTATCCCCAACTTAGTTCAGTGTAGCCTACTGTGGCAGGATGAAATACTCCATTAACACCAATGTGGATAAACTAATGCTACTTTTTCCTACAACATCCCTCTGTTGTCGTCTCCCTTCTCCTTACAAGGGATACTGAACGACACAACTGTTGGGATTTTCCAAAACTGCAAAGAGCTCCGCCTGCGCCGAGCCTCCATCCGATGCTGCCCGGTGTCCGCAGAAGCTTTCCGCCTGGCCCTCTGCCCTCACCGGCTCCAGGAACTGGACGCCTCCGGGGTTCTTGGCGGCCTCACCGGGGCAAGCATCGTCTCAGGCCTGGCCTCCAACCCCGAGTGCAGATCCAGCCTGCAGAGGTTGTCCCTCGCTGGGCTACATGTGGACTGGGAGTCTCtggtggaggatggagggacaCGTGTTGGATTTAGCTCCCTGCGGGGCTTGCGAATGCTCAACCTTGCCAACACAGACCTGACGGATGCTGTTTTCGAGGATATCTGCACTCTGCCTAAGCTGGAGAGCCTGGACATCTCCTGCAGTGCTGTCTCAAAACTTGTCGCACTCCTAGATTGCAAAAACACGCTGAAGTCTTTGATTGCTCACCGGCTGCAGCAGCTGGATATGTCGCCTGCCAGGTTGTTGCTTGTCCTCAGCCAACTTCACGCTCTCAGGCATTTAGACTTCTCAGAGGACCATTTTGCTGTAGATAACAGTGATGGGAGAGATGGGGATGAGACGGTGCGGCAGCTTCTGGATGGGAGTCCACAGGTCCTCCCTTCCCTTGTGTCTCTAGATATCTCAGGACGGAAGAGAATCACAGAAGCAGCAGTCAGAGTGTTCGTGGAGGCCAGAGGTGGACTGGTCTTCTTGGGCCTGCTAGCCACTGGCACTAGCTCCTGTGACATCTTGTCTTCACAGAAAAACCTCAAAGTAAGGAGCTAGCATCGGGCACAGAGTTGACATCATACTTTGAGATGTCAGAGAATGTTTTGGGCAGACACATGAGCTTGATTCTCGCATACGTTTCCAATTTGTCTTTGACTTGAGGCTCTGTTTGTATATGTAGGGAAAATGCCCGCTgcatttcctgtctctctgaCAAAGCTGATCTTCTGTGTATGTTCAGGTAACTGGAGAGGCTAATGAGAACCAGGTGTGTGAGGCCCTGCGAAGGTACAGAGACCGTGAGTGTTTCATACGAGAGGCCCTCGTCCATCTCTACAATCTAACCACCGACATCGACAAACCACGGCCAGATATGCTACAGGTACTATGATAGTCTTGTGtttgaacaaaataattttatatGTAGTAGTGCAGGTCTGTGGCCTTTCAGACATCATTTGTAAGGATTGTGATTAAATTGTTCTCTCAAAGTAATTGTTAAAACAACATCAATCATTTAGAACAGATTATCTAAGCTACTTTATTtcgatgaataaatgaataagccCCCCTCACTGAACATGAAAACTTGATATGCAGAAGACATCAGATTGTAAACTGTTTTTGATGTTTATAAAACGTTTGGGTAATCATTTTACTGCTCACCATCATCTAAGTAAGTTAAACTTGGGGATTGTTAAACCTTAATGATGCTGTTCCTTGCCCCCAAGGACTTTTTAGGATAGGAATGTTGGCCAAACCACGATAAGAGGACCTAGgttgtaaaaaacaataatgaattaTACTTAAACAATTGCATTGCAAAAAttgcaacaaagaaaacatacagtataagcACGGAAATTCACAACACaccattttaaacaaatttcaAGTAGCATTCAAAATCACGTTAGGCTGGCACAATCAATGCTGGTTTTATctaaacagaaaacattcacCATATATCACCATACAATAAATTTGATACGTAGGGAGCAAATATCTGGCTGCCCTATATAAACGACAACAATCAACACAATGTGAATCATTCTAATTAATCATAAATAACTCAAACATAATGTACTAAGAGCAAGAAAAACTCACTTTTACACCGGTAGATAGCCCAGAGTTCTGCTGCAGGTAGAGCAAAGAGCTCACGCCTGAACTCAATCCCATATATATAGACTCTGATCAAGCCAGGCTCCTCCCACTACCTGCTCCAACTCAGACAGCAGATAAATCAATAGATTTAAAAGGGTTTGTTTGCTCATCTTCTTTTTAAGGAGCCTAGCATTCATCTTCGAGCTCCGAGTTCCAACAAACCGCACAGCTGAAGTTAAATTGTCCTCTGACCCGACATAATAATTACTGTATTTAGTCGTGATGGGGAAAAGAGGAGGTAAAGTGGCTGTTTCTAGCAGATGCAACCCCACAGCTGTCCCGTCACTGTCCTCTACTGACAGCTAGTCGCTTCTTATTCTGAAGCGAATGTCCTTTTTGAAATAAACCTCTTGTTTGCTGTAGCTGGTGGTGAGTGGGATGCAGAGCCACCCCACCTCCCTGCACGTCCACCTGGTGGCCACAGCGTGTGTGTTCAACCTGACCACTCAGGACCTGGCAGAGGCGATGCCCTTCAGCCTGCTCAGCTCCACCGTCACCCAGCTGCTGTACGCCATGAAGACCTTCCCCAACCACCAACAGGTCAGGGGACAATGCTCAATGTTTCAGATTacagatcaataataatatgaGATATGATGTAGttacaaaacagcaaaatgttaCACAGAATGGCTGTTTGCTACCAGCTGGCTTGTCATTCATAAGATTCTGACCCTTATACTTGCATATTGCCACCATCAGACAGTATTTTACATCATATaaccttatacacacatataaaatacatataatattttctttaacacaTGGTTCTTCAATTGGTAAACTGTTTCCATCTCTGCAGGTGCAAAAGAACTGTCTGCTGGCACTCTGCAGTGACTACATCCTTCAGGATGTCCCTTTCGACAAGTGCGTTAATTCCTCGCCGTTATAATATGATGTATGGGCACACGGTCACGCAGTAGCCAACATAATCAGTGCACTCATAGATTGGCACTGCAGTGTTTTTCCACCAAATTGTGATCCAGCTAGAATATATTTTCTCTTGAAATTATTGTGCCAAAAGAAATAGTTCTTCCAGATGTAAAAGTGCAGACCTGAACTACCAAGGCTTCTTTATACAACCACTGGTATATTTGTGCAATACTGTGTTGCTTACATCCATAATGTGATCATGGTTCAGGTATTTAGCAGCCACGCTGGTGATTAACTGGCTGCGCAGCCACGAGGATCCTACCCTTCAGAGGATGGCTGTGGCTGTCATCTCCATTCTGGTGGCCAAGGTCAAGACACTGCTCACTTACGGTGCATTAGTCTACTGTGGGAAAATAGTATGGCACCTGTTAGTCCTGCCTGTTAAGAGCCCCGTGTCTCAGTCACCTCCTGTACACTCCTCTGTGACCACATAGTTTCAGGCTTTCCTTTAGTCCATATACATTTCTCCTATGTGTTCAGTATTCCATTTGTTCCAGTTTGACATTTGGGAAGATATGTAGAATTCAAAGAAGcattcatctgtttgtttttatttgcagttgTCCAAAGAGGACACCGCTCAGCTCGGCAAGGATGTCTTTATCATGAAGGTAAATTAACACTTTCAGGGTATTTAGATTCAAACTTACACAACCATCCCGGCTTAGCACAAGTTATGCATGAGTGTATTTctagttctctctctctctctctctctcaggcccTCTCTTTCTCAGCCTCTACAGTTTCCATTACCTACCCTGCACATACACTGTTTactcactgtcactgtcacctCATTGCTCCATGCACTCGTCCTTCACGGTTTACTGTTACTTCATTATTCAATCACacctctccatttctctctttgtgtgtgcaaTCAAACTTCTCTCTTagcttcatttgtttttgcttaTCACATGACAGCGGAAATCAAAACTTTGTtgtttatctatatatattatttatatgtaatgttctttcatttttttctccactttttgCTCTTACATGTCTCCTCGTCCCTCTCTTTCGTCTCACAGCAGCTGCTGGCTATTGTGCAGCAGAAAGCGATGGTGGGAGTGGTGGACTCCACTCTGAAGTTTGCCCTGAGTGCTCTGTGGAACCTGACGGATGAGATGCCCACCGCTGCTCGCATTTTCATCGAGTGCCAGGGCCTGGAGCTGTACGAGGAGGTTCTTGAGGTAGTAGAGCCGCAGAGATACACCGATAGACACATTAATACAGAAAtgcaccctcacacacacaaacatcgtCTCATGCTCTCCcttgttttgtgttgcagtCCTACTACACTGAACCTTCCATTCAGCAGAAAGTCCTTGGCCTTCTGGTGggttcagtgtgtgtttatgtggcgCTATTAGTTcagaatgtattttttctcataTGTTCAATGTGTGCCACATtacttcttgtttttgtttttatagcttAGTTTGAACCAAAAAGGGTTTTCAGTGTTTACAGCTtatgcttattttatttttggtattattcccacattaaaaatgtacttatgtTCGCTTCGAAATCTTAAAATTTTGACCtatagtatttaaataaaatcccTCTGTAGGTGATctaacattattattgttgtcatCCTCACTGCTATTATTTGTCTCTCTGCGTTGCAGAACAACATAGCAGAGGTGGAGGTGTTACAGGCAGACCTTATGGAGGAGGACCTGCTGGAGCACATCCTCAGCCTGCTGCAGGACTCCCAGGTGGAGCAGGGGGTCCGTTACTTTGCAGGTGGGACTCTGGCACAGCTGGTCTCCAGACCAGAGGCCTGGACTCTGGACGACGAGCTCCGCAGCACCGTACTGAAGCAACTGGTGCGTGAGAGAGGCAAACGGTTTTGGATGCTGGTCTGCAACACAGAGTTAAAACCCTCTTTGGCTCTTTTCaaagtgtctttctttctttgcagcATGCATCCATAATGACATGGACACAACTGGAGAGAGAAATGGTCTCTTATAGGTGAGAGAAACGCAAACTAGACACAACAAAGCATTTTAGAAGTAGCATAATTCTTAATGCATTAAACCGTTAATCAACATCAGACATGTTGCATAAAAAATCATTAGAATTGTTTGATTAGTAATGTCGCTAATTTAGTGTATatgatgattcatttatttgggTATCTGCTGAGGTGCCAAATAGGGATTTGTCACACAGAATAATACCTGGAGTATCGGCGAAAGttacgtttaaaaaaaaaaaaaaaaaaaaaaagtaaaaacttacATTCCCTTGGTATTTCATGCCCAAGAAAATTGACAGGTTAATTTATGAAACCAGATTTACTCAAAGTATAATATTTTTACTCCCAGTGTACTGTGTCCTTGTTTCCACAATTCAGATCGTTCCGTCCATTTTGCCCTCTGCTTCAGACATGGCAGCCCTCTGGAGTGCAGCTGTGGGCGGTCTGGGCAATACATCTGGTCTGCATTCAAAACAGTAAGACGCACGACAGACTACTGTAGAGATATTAGAGGGTGGGACCCCATGGGGGGGTTTATAGGGGTCAGCATATGAAAATGATATGTCAAACAGAACTGCTCATGTATACCAGTACCAGAGCTGCATTGATTAGTTGACTAATTAATAAGTCAGTCTACTGAAAATGTATACtatatctgtacaaaaaaaaggctcaacTGAACATCTTTggcttttggactgttggtcgagcaaaacaagacatttaaagaggtCACCTTGGAGTTTGAGAAACTGGGATGGACAttttatgaaacattaaatagatTCATGGAGTCTTCTCCAGTGTATAAATGATCAAGTTATGGTGGACTATCACTGTAAGCTTCCATTTCCCTCATGTTCTTAACACGTCTCTGTTTTCTAGCTTCACATTACAGCAGCATGATGGAGAAGGACGGCGTGACTGAACTTCTGAGGGCTTTGGCTGCACATCCCGACACACACAGCGACGTTAAAGGACTGTCAGACAGCATCTTTCGTTTAGTAGAGCAGCACCAGAGTCACTCAGGGTCCTTTAACAAACAGAGGGAGTCTCGAAACTCTTGACAAACatgcaaagaaatgtattttaatcatTGTTCTGCTGTGAGTGAAATCTGCTAAACATGAAGTACAGATAGTTCATGCTAATCAGCttgaatttaaagtttaatgGAATAAATGAAGAGTATAATCTCTGGTTATGAAAAGTTATTTCAGTAGCTacctttaaactttttattaagTCTAAAATCCTTAGGGGAAATAACGTTTACAGAAATGCAAGTCTAATATTTGATCTATTCTGAGGTCAAATTGCTGTTCAGTATGAAAATGTTTGACTGTAATAAAGTGTTCTAAATAAACTGaagttagaaaataaaacttttgttGTGTAAATCATGCATGTAACAAACACCGGTCACTAGAGGGTGCTTTGGTACTGGAGCTTCAGGGCTGTTTTGGTCTTAAGATctgtttatgtaaaatattcagTCAGATATTTAAATTCAAGATCATACATCATAGCAAGATACCAAAGCAACCTGAATCTGCTTTGCTTACCCGTCTGTGCTGAGGGAagttctctccttctctcctccctggtATCCTAGATGCAgaattcattatattttatgtaataCAGCTGTAAAATAGAACTGCTCGTAGGCATCTAGACTATTCTAAGTTGGGCTATTAATAAATCCTTTTCGAAAAGTCGATTAACAACCTCTCATGAATATTTGAGTTGTACCACCATGTTCATCTTTAAGTGTCAAATCCgcttaatttacattttgaaatccCCCAAGAGGAATTGAAAGGATCTACTTAATAGCATGTGACTATGGGTGCTTGTGATTCAGCAGGTTAGTCATCTCCTTGCCAGTGGTAGGCTGTATGTTAGAATAACGCTGCTTAAACTGACTCAGGGTCAGCATTTAACTACTGGTCCTGGGGGATCAAAGGTCAAGGGCCCTATAGTGAACATGGTATGATGTTACCGTGTGAAGTTCAAGTCAAGAGACGTGTGGGAAAATGCCAATCAATTACAGTGTGCATGGTGACTTTGCACTGGTGTCGGGTGGGCTCATAGAAAACTTGGCAGGTGAGGTGGTTAGGTGAACAGAGGAGCCAAAGGGTAATAGTGGTGTGCATTTCCTCAATCAGGTCTTAAGATTGTAGCTCACAGAGCACATCAATATTCAAGTGACAGAtgagacaggcaggcagagagactTATCAAATAGAcaggagaaaaaacaggaaagaactTTAAGAATTAATGAAATACACTTTGCTGCTTTTGTGCTGAACGTTAGAACAGATGATTAACGGTCTTAGTTTACAAGGTTATGCGCCGGACTGTCTGGACCATaagcagtgacttcctggagctTCTGTGCTCACTGGCAACTGATCTAACCCAGAAATAGCTCAGCAAGCAACTAATCTGTAAAACCaccatttatatttaacaaacgACATACCATGCTTTTACATATGTAGTGGAAGCAAACAACGGGTTAGCTTAGTTTAACAAAGACTAAACAAGAGAAATGGCTCTTCTGTCTCTGCCCAAAGGCAGCACATTCCAACTAACACCTCTACTGCTTATCAGCAGGTTTCACTGCTCTTGGAAACTTTTGCCCACAAAAGGCCAATGTGGGGACAATACTGTTTAAGAACTTAATTATGGTTTTGAAAATGGCACTCAAGGCACAGACTCATTACTGACACAACACAGATGTGATTTTTAGAccaaatgtttattataatcattaaataGGCAAAGACTGGAGTTTCTGGAGAAGAAAGTATATTAATGGCCAAATTAAAATTACTGAAACAGTAaagggaataaaataaaacagcctTAAACTGTAAGAACCAGTCCAACATAAACTAAGCAAAACATTAGAGTGAGCCGAGGATACTATTGGAGAGGGGACTACACCGAGGAGTGACACTGTCTACTCACCAACACAGCAACTCACAAAGCAAAAACAGTGCAACCTACATTTATGTTCCATGCACAGCCTTTAGGCCCTCACCACAGGTGCCTGGCCTCTAAACAATAGACACTGCTTCAGTGAAAGGCAACTGATGCAAATATTAAACAACCCAGTTGGTTTCTCATGAAAAATCATGATAACTCAAAGAGCAAAACAGCATCAGGTGAACTTACAAAGGGGAAAACTGGGATTAACCAGGCTCACCATGCGAAGCGAAGTGAATACTTGAACTACTAACCTGTACCACCAAACACTACCAGACAGGACAGGGGCCAAAAGCATGAGCACAGGCCAACAGATGCTTTATATAAACTTGGTAATTGGTTGGGGGAGGAGCCAAGCCTGGGGCTGCGTTCACCCACACAACACATCATGATACTCTATTCACTTGAATTAGGCAAGCTTTCTTCACCACATACTGATTAAACAAAGGAGACATAAAGCATTAGTGAGGTTTACAGGTGCTGATAGACATATTTTGTTAACCTCGGATGAAGCCAAACTAGCTGTTCCCTGTGTTTTCcatctttatgctaaactaatctgctggctgtagcttcatatttactgtacagatcAAACCGTCTTCATCCAACTCtaggcaagaaagcaaataaacacatttcctataatgtcaaactattacATTAAGAGAACAAGCCATGGAAAAAAGCAGAGATATAGAGCTCAGAGCTTAGAAATAGGGAATGCCAGGTGCAAAAATAGGATTTATGGCCAAAAATATCTCTAGACGAGATAAATTAAGCATGGGAGGGATAAAGAAAGACATGCTGGAGATAAGAGGAACAGAGTGAGTCAAAGGAAATTAAAGACCCTTTCATGCTTCAGGATAGTTTGTGCAAAAATACCTCAGACCAATTTGCAGATTCCCTGTCTCAGTTAGAAATATCATTGTGCTGCTTTTGAGTTGGAGCTTAGTGTGAGTAAGCATCTCGTTATCTCACTTTTGCAGCCAGCTCTATTGGATTAACATAATGGTGAACTAGTCTGGGCACCCAGAATACACTAACGTACAATGCAACACAAATCTCCAGCTGTGAGTATGCACGTGCCAGTTCACTTGTAGGGCTGAGTTTGCAgtgcatttgtgtatttgtgcagcTCCGTCTCTGAGCTAACAAGGCCCCAGTGTAGGCCATGAGGCCGCCATACAGATCTTCAACTTG is a window of Anoplopoma fimbria isolate UVic2021 breed Golden Eagle Sablefish chromosome 3, Afim_UVic_2022, whole genome shotgun sequence DNA encoding:
- the LOC129088924 gene encoding protein zyg-11 homolog, which translates into the protein MDAEGPQALCDLCLDQVCRSLNTLCSRRADGSMCLSWAPLFPQEMADQLLLKMAAKGILNDTTVGIFQNCKELRLRRASIRCCPVSAEAFRLALCPHRLQELDASGVLGGLTGASIVSGLASNPECRSSLQRLSLAGLHVDWESLVEDGGTRVGFSSLRGLRMLNLANTDLTDAVFEDICTLPKLESLDISCSAVSKLVALLDCKNTLKSLIAHRLQQLDMSPARLLLVLSQLHALRHLDFSEDHFAVDNSDGRDGDETVRQLLDGSPQVLPSLVSLDISGRKRITEAAVRVFVEARGGLVFLGLLATGTSSCDILSSQKNLKVTGEANENQVCEALRRYRDRECFIREALVHLYNLTTDIDKPRPDMLQLVVSGMQSHPTSLHVHLVATACVFNLTTQDLAEAMPFSLLSSTVTQLLYAMKTFPNHQQVQKNCLLALCSDYILQDVPFDKYLAATLVINWLRSHEDPTLQRMAVAVISILVAKLSKEDTAQLGKDVFIMKQLLAIVQQKAMVGVVDSTLKFALSALWNLTDEMPTAARIFIECQGLELYEEVLESYYTEPSIQQKVLGLLNNIAEVEVLQADLMEEDLLEHILSLLQDSQVEQGVRYFAGGTLAQLVSRPEAWTLDDELRSTVLKQLHASIMTWTQLEREMVSYRSFRPFCPLLQTWQPSGVQLWAVWAIHLVCIQNTSHYSSMMEKDGVTELLRALAAHPDTHSDVKGLSDSIFRLVEQHQSHSGSFNKQRESRNS